One window of Vitis riparia cultivar Riparia Gloire de Montpellier isolate 1030 chromosome 5, EGFV_Vit.rip_1.0, whole genome shotgun sequence genomic DNA carries:
- the LOC117915308 gene encoding putative disease resistance protein At1g50180, producing MAEGRNEEAKEMRHRNSTMKMNDTPDWDTIDRDWGTIDRTEVDDSRDLVKIVLLRVIEKPSVVRIQEPAVFAGVEEEVQWIQRELMHARLTYSYVPEQLMDVAYDFEDVIDDLILRSAAKQRRIGNWKRSLLLIRIHMKLELIMSKIPALPHLPYCMEAHSAWPFNYSIEEIVWSDIFLIHGQSVANTVVSPVEEKVSALLTQEAIHPYTKKKAMRVLDKLRSLNGFLKGLESVELNDGGMVWMEELSHVCLSAVIAIEDFINRTQQLTKRSWMGPSKGFLSAFGKFKSQDKLAVEMDKIYAKIQNLSIHRPTAVNPQGQSRNPKSTLGSTARIPRQPTTQEPDLASFGDDVHAMIARLLTDDESFRVIPIMGMQGIGKTTLANLIFNHKAVVDHFPIALRRSDGCRLQLRNKEELMESDLSQLGDVWSYDDEMQRLKAFLINNRSLTVLDDSHLLYDMLEVLPDTLNGSRMILTTCETILPLNLKMKSDPHQLRLRTDEESWALFTHALKFSIPPELLKLKDEIAKRCGGLPLLIVKLAEALSHKDATLEEWSTALQQFHHDQQQLWPSTLYKIHKDLSLYMRRCLFYFTLFPQDFDIPARRLITLWVAEDLVQPEGENETPEDVAERCLNLLIAQGMVQVTKKKLNGNVKMVRLPDALRQY from the coding sequence ATGGCAGAGGGTAGAAATGAAGAAGCTAAGGAGATGCGGCATAGAAACTCTACGATGAAGATGAACGACACACCAGACTGGGACACTATAGATCGAGACTGGGGCACTATAGATAGGACGGAGGTAGATGACTCACGAGATTTGGTGAAGATAGTCTTGTTGAGGGTCATAGAGAAACCAAGTGTTGTGAGGATTCAAGAACCAGCAGTTTTCGCTGGAGTTGAAGAAGAGGTCCAATGGATCCAAAGAGAGTTGATGCACGCTCGGCTAACATATAGTTATGTCCCAGAACAATTAATGGATGTTGCCTATGATTTTGAAGATGTGATTGATGACCTTATACTCAGATCAGCCGCAAAGCAAAGGAGAATAGGAAACTGGAAGAGGTCGCTTTTGTTAATAAGAATTCACATGAAGCTGGAATTGATCATGTCTAAGATCCCTGCTCTTCCTCATCTCCCATATTGTATGGAAGCACATAGTGCCTGGCCTTTTAACTACAGTATTGAAGAAATAGTCTGGTCAGACATCTTCTTGATACATGGTCAGAGTGTGGCAAACACGGTTGTTTCCCCAGTGGAAGAGAAGGTATCAGCTCTGCTAACTCAGGAGGCAATTCATCCCTATACCAAGAAGAAGGCCATGCGGGTACTAGACAAACTCAGGTCTCTGAATGGTTTTCTCAAAGGCTTAGAATCAGTAGAATTAAATGATGGTGGAATGGTTTGGATGGAGGAGCTGTCCCATGTTTGCCTGTCTGCTGTAATAGCCATTGAGGACTTCATCAACAGAACACAACAGCTCACAAAAAGAAGTTGGATGGGACCTTCCAAGGGATTTCTTTCGGCTTTTGGCAAATTCAAATCTCAGGATAAGCTTGCTGTGGAGATGGACAAAATATATGCCAAGATCCAAAACCTCTCTATCCACCGGCCAACAGCAGTCAACCCACAAGGTCAAAGTAGGAACCCAAAGTCTACCTTGGGTTCTACCGCCCGAATCCCACGACAGCCAACAACGCAAGAACCTGATCTCGCCAGCTTTGGTGATGATGTTCATGCAATGATAGCACGGTTGCTTACAGATGATGAGAGTTTCAGAGTGATTCCAATTATGGGTATGCAAGGCATTGGAAAGACAACCCTAGCAAATTTGATCTTCAACCATAAAGCTGTTGTGGATCATTTCCCCATTGCTCTTAGGAGGTCAGATGGCTGTCGACTTCAGCTTCGTAACAAGGAAGAATTGATGGAGTCCGATCTAAGTCAATTGGGAGATGTGTGGAGTTATGATGACGAGATGCAACGGCTGAAAGCTTTCTTGATTAATAACAGGTCTCTCACAGTTCTAGATGATTCGCATCTCTTGTACGACATGCTAGAAGTGCTTCCAGATACATTAAATGGCAGTAGAATGATTTTGACTACTTGCGAAACAATCCTACCGCTAAATCTCAAAATGAAGAGTGATCCTCACCAACTGCGGTTACGGACAGATGAGGAGAGTTGGGCATTGTTTACCCATGCCTTGAAATTTAGCATACCCCCAGAATTGCTAAAGCTGAAAGACGAAATTGCAAAAAGATGTGGGGGGCTGCCACTGCTGATTGTAAAATTGGCAGAAGCACTCTCACACAAGGATGCAACCCTTGAGGAGTGGTCCACTGCACTTCAACAATTTCATCATGACCAACAGCAACTTTGGCCCAGTACCCTCTACAAGATCCATAAGGATTTGTCCTTGTACATGAGGAGATGTCTATTTTATTTCACTCTATTTCCTCAAGATTTTGATATTCCGGCAAGAAGATTGATAACATTGTGGGTTGCAGAGGACTTGGTACAGCCAGAGGGCGAGAATGAAACTCCAGAAGATGTTGCAGAAaggtgtttgaatttgttgataGCCCAGGGAATGGTTCAAGTGACAAAGAAGAAGCTTAATGGGAATGTTAAAATGGTGCGATTGCCGGATGCCCTAAGACAATATTAG
- the LOC117915305 gene encoding putative inactive disease susceptibility protein LOV1 has translation MKMNDTPDWDTIDRDWDTIDRAEVDDSRDLVKLVLPRVIEKLCVVWIQEPAVFVGVEEEVQWIQRELMHARLKYSYVPKQLMDVAYDFEDVIDDLILRSAAKQRRKGNWERCLLLIRIHKKLELIKSKIPALPHLPYCMDAHSACSNYSIEEIVWSDIFLIHGQSVANMVVSPVEEKVSALLAQEAIHPYTKKKAMRVLDKLRSLNGFLKGLESVELADGGMVWMEELSHVCLSAVVAIEDFINRTQQLTKRSWMGPSKGFLSAFGKFKSQDKLAVEMDKIYAKIQNLSIHRPTAVNPQGQSRNPKSTLGSTALMPRQPTTQEPDLASFGDDVHAMIARLLTDDESFRVIPIMGMQGTGKTTLANLIFNHKAVVDHFPFAVRRSDGCRLQLRNKEELMESDLSQLGDVWSYDDEMQRLKAFFINNRSLIVLDDSHLLYDMLEVLPDTLNGSRMILTTCEKRLPPNLKMKSDPHQLRLRTDEESWALFTHALKFSIPPELLKLKDEIAKRCGGLPLLIVKLAEALSHKDATIEEWSTALQQFHHDQQQLWPNTLYKIHKDLSLYMRRCLFYFTLFPQDFDIPARRLITLWVAEDLVQPEGENETPEDVAERCLNFLIAQGMVQVTKKKLNGNVKMVRLPDALRQYWSSKAQQATFLGVHTNTRSGLSLGTSRIRRLVDHLDKEDISFDHIHGDYNTTSTSLTPYYEDVLSFLSFDTRKESKPGEEVGNFLRQSISSGGFLVLLVLDLENVFRPKLPEAIGKLTRLRYLGLRSTFLEVLPSSISKLQNVQTLDMKHTSINTLPDSIWKLQQLRHLYLSESYRSKLMLRHGTNFPTFLQTLCGLLVDEETPVRDGLDRLFDIRKLGLTISSKQEAITLQLQAVVDWVLKLNQLRSLRLKSIDESNQPWDLELKPLVSLVNLSYIYLLGQLKNPSIMSQFPYSLIDLTLSGSGLVEDPMQSLDKLPNLRSLKLLAKSYLGKNMLCSLGGFPQLRVLKLWKLEQLEEWNVEKGALQALRHLEIRFCRSLKIPPAELLHRTLLKIEVIPAQ, from the coding sequence GtgttgtgtggattcaagaaccAGCAGTTTTCGTTGGAGTTGAAGAAGAGGTCCAATGGATCCAAAGAGAGTTGATGCACGCTCGGCTAAAATATAGTTATGTCCCAAAACAATTAATGGATGTTGCCTATGATTTTGAAGATGTGATTGATGACCTTATACTCAGATCAGCCGCAAAGCAAAGGAGAAAAGGAAACTGGGAGAGGTGCCTTTTGTTAATAAGAATTCACAAGAAGCTAGAATTGATCAAGTCTAAGATCCCTGCTCTTCCTCATCTCCCATATTGTATGGACGCACATAGTGCCTGCTCTAACTACAGTATTGAAGAAATAGTCTGGTCAGACATCTTCTTGATACATGGTCAGAGTGTGGCAAACATGGTTGTTTCCCCAGTGGAAGAGAAGGTATCAGCTCTGCTAGCTCAGGAGGCAATTCATCCCTATACCAAGAAGAAGGCCATGCGGGTACTAGACAAACTCAGGTCTCTGAATGGTTTTCTCAAAGGCTTAGAATCAGTAGAATTAGCTGATGGTGGAATGGTTTGGATGGAGGAGCTGTCCCATGTTTGCCTGTCTGCTGTGGTAGCCATTGAGGACTTCATCAACAGAACACAACAGCTTACGAAAAGAAGTTGGATGGGACCTTCCAAGGGATTTCTTTCGGCTTTTGGCAAATTCAAATCTCAGGATAAGCTTGCTGTGGAGATGGACAAAATATATGCCAAGATCCAAAACCTCTCTATTCACCGGCCAACAGCAGTCAACCCACAAGGTCAAAGTAGGAACCCAAAGTCTACCTTGGGTTCTACCGCCCTAATGCCACGACAGCCAACAACGCAAGAACCTGATCTCGCCAGCTTTGGTGATGATGTGCATGCAATGATAGCACGGTTGCTTACAGATGATGAGAGTTTCAGAGTGATTCCAATTATGGGTATGCAAGGCACCGGAAAGACAACCCTAGCAAATTTGATCTTTAACCATAAAGCTGTTGTGGATCATTTCCCCTTTGCTGTTAGGAGGTCAGATGGCTGTCGACTTCAGCTTCGTAACAAGGAAGAATTGATGGAGTCCGATCTAAGTCAATTGGGAGATGTGTGGAGTTATGATGACGAGATGCAACGGCTGAAAGCTTTCTTCATTAATAACAGGTCTCTCATAGTTCTAGATGATTCGCATCTCTTGTACGACATGCTAGAAGTGCTTCCAGATACATTAAATGGCAGTAGAATGATTTTGACTACATGCGAAAAAAGGCTACCTCCAAATCTCAAAATGAAGAGTGATCCTCACCAACTGCGGTTACGGACAGATGAGGAGAGTTGGGCATTGTTTACCCATGCTTTGAAATTTAGCATACCCCCAGAATTGCTAAAGCTGAAAGACGAAATTGCAAAAAGGTGTGGGGGGCTGCCACTGCTGATTGTAAAATTGGCGGAAGCACTCTCACATAAGGATGCAACCATTGAGGAGTGGTCCACTGCACTTCAACAATTTCATCATGACCAACAGCAACTTTGGCCCAATACCCTCTACAAGATCCATAAGGATTTGTCCTTGTACATGAGGAGATGTCTATTTTACTTCACTCTATTTCCTCAAGATTTTGATATTCCGGCAAGAAGATTGATAACATTGTGGGTTGCAGAGGACTTGGTACAGCCAGAGGGCGAGAATGAAACTCCAGAAGATGTTGCAGAAAGGTGTTTGAATTTCTTGATAGCCCAGGGAATGGTTCAAGTGACAAAGAAGAAGCTTAATGGGAATGTTAAAATGGTGCGATTGCCCGATGCCCTAAGACAATATTGGTCATCCAAAGCTCAACAAGCCACATTTCTTGGAGTTCATACCAACACAAGATCTGGGTTGTCCCTAGGCACCAGCAGGATCCGTCGTCTTGTTGATCATCTTGACAAAGAAGATATAAGCTTTGATCATATCCATGGTGATTACAATACCACTTCGACTTCTTTGACACCTTACTATGAAGATGTCCTTTCTTTTCTGTCCTTTGATACTCgaaaagaaagcaaaccagGAGAAGAAGTGGGAAACTTTCTTCGTCAAAGCATATCCAGCGGTGGCTTCCTAGTACTGCTCGTGCTTGATCTTGAAAATGTATTCAGACCAAAGTTACCTGAGGCAATTGGAAAACTAACTCGTCTAAGGTACCTTGGCTTAAGATCTACATTCCTCGAGGTACTTCCATCATCTATAAGCAAGTTGCAGAATGTTCAAACACTGGACATGAAGCATACTAGCATCAACACTCTGCCTGATTCAATCTGGAAGCTACAACAATTGCGGCACTTATACTTGAGTGAGAGCTATCGAAGTAAACTTATGCTTCGACATGGTACTAATTTTCCTACGTTCCTCCAAACATTGTGTGGGCTTCTTGTAGATGAGGAGACTCCCGTAAGAGATGGCCTAGACAGATTATTCGATATTAGGAAATTGGGATTGACAATATCATCTAAACAAGAGGCAATAACATTGCAACTGCAGGCAGTAGTTGACTGGGTTCTAAAACTGAACCAACTCCGGTCTTTAAGGCTCAAATCTATTGATGAAAGCAATCAGCCGTGGGATCTAGAGTTGAAGCCTTTAGTAAGCCTTGTGAATCTTTCTTACATTTACTTGCTCGGACAGTTAAAGAATCCATCCATTATGTCCCAATTCCCATACAGCCTCATCGACCTCACCTTATCAGGGTCAGGACTTGTAGAAGATCCAATGCAGTCACTGGATAAGCTTCCCAACCTTAGAAGTCTTAAATTGCTTGCCAAATCTTATTTAGGGAAGAACATGCTCTGCTCTTTAGGAGGCTTTCCTCAGCTTCGAGTTCTTAAACTATGGAAGTTAGAGCAACTGGAGGAATGGAATGTAGAGAAAGGAGCACTACAAGCTCTCCGACATTTGGAGATTAGGTTCTGCAGAAGTCTGAAAATTCCACCTGCAGAATTGCTGCATAGAACTctcttgaaaattgaagttataCCTGCCCAGTAA
- the LOC117915306 gene encoding putative disease resistance RPP13-like protein 2: MAEGRNEEAKEMRHRNSPLKMNDTINWAEVHDTRDLAKIVLSRVIEKLYVVRIQEPAVLVGVEEDVQWIQRKLMRVRVKPEYSPEELMDVAYDLEDVIDDLILRSAGKQSRIGNWESCLLIIRIHKKLELVKSKIPALPRLPIIISTGANHDNYFEERVWSDIFLIHHRSVANTIVSPVEQKVSALLAQEVIHPHTKKKVMRVLDKFRSLNDFLAGLQSVELDACGMVWMEELSHVALSAVTAIEDFINKKEEFTKRSWMRPSRGFLFAFGKLKSEDKLAMEMDKIYAKIQNLSMDRPTEFSRQSQSRDTESTVRISPQPTMQEPNLASFTDDVHAMVKRLLTDDKSFRVIPIMGMEGIGKTALAKLIFNNKDVLNHFPFGVWTSDGHEFHLRDKEKLMDSNLSQLGDVWNYHVELQRLKAFLIDKRSLIVLDDTHIPFLDHVLRILAESSNGSRMILTTHKISLPPNFRTMSDPHLLRLRGDEESWALFTHALKKTIPPELLKLKDKIVRRCGGLPLLIVKLAEALSHKDATIEEWSTVLQQFHHDQQQLWSNTLYKIHKDLSLYMRRCLFYFTLFPKDFDIPARRLMALWVAEDLVQPEGENETPEDVAERCLNMLIAQGMVQVTKKKLNGNVKMVRMPDALRQYWLSKAQQATFLGIHTDTRSELSLGTSRIRRLVDHLDKEDVSFDHIHSDYNTTSTSLAPYYEDVLSFISFDTRKESQPGEDVGNFLRQSISSGCFLVLLVLDLENVFRPKLPEAIGKLTRLRYFGLRSTFLEILPSSISKLQNVQTLDMKHTSINTLPDSIWKLQQLRHLYLSESYRSKLMLGQGTNFPTILQTLCGLFVDEETPVRDGLDRLLNIRKLGLTMSSKQEAMSLQLQAVVDWVLKQKQLRSLRLKSIDENNQPWDLELKPLVSLVNLSYIYLLGRLRNPSIISQFPYSLIDLTLSASGLVEDPMQSLGRLPNLRSLKLLAKSYLGKNMLCSFGGFPQLRVLKLWKLEQLEEWNVEKGALQALRDLEIRFCRSLKILPAELLHRTLLKIEVIPAQT, translated from the exons ATGGCAGAGGGTAGAAATGAAGAAGCTAAGGAGATGCGGCATAGAAACTCGCCGTTGAAGATGAACGACACAATAAATTGGGCGGAGGTACACGACACACGAGATTTGGCGAAGATCGTCTTGTCGAGGGTCATAGAGAAACTCTATGTTGTGCGGATTCAAGAACCGGCAGTTTTGGTTGGAGTTGAAGAAGACGTCCAGTGGATCCAAAGGAAGTTGATGCGTGTTCGGGTTAAACCTGAATATTCCCCTGAGGAATTAATGGACGTTGCCTATGATTTGGAAGATGTGATTGATGACCTTATACTCAGGTCAGCCGGAAAGCAAAGCAGAATAGGAAATTGGGAGAGTTGCCTTTTGATAATCAGAATTCATAAGAAGCTGGAATTGGTAAAGTCTAAGATTCCTGCTCTACCTCGTCTCCCGATCATAATATCAACAGGTGCCAACCATGATAACTACTTTGAAGAAAGGGTCTGGTCAGACATCTTCTTGATACACCATCGGAGTGTGGCAAACACAATTGTTTCCCCAGTGGAACAGAAGGTATCAGCTCTGCTAGCTCAGGAGGTAATTCATCCCCATACTAAGAAGAAAGTCATGCGGGTGCTAGACAAATTCAGGTCTCTGAATGATTTTCTGGCAGGCTTACAATCAGTGGAATTAGACGCTTGCGGAATGGTTTGGATGGAGGAGTTGTCCCATGTTGCCCTGTCTGCTGTGACTGCCATTGAGGACTTCatcaataaaaaagaagagttCACAAAAAGAAGTTGGATGAGACCTTCCAGGggatttctttttgcttttggcAAATTGAAATCTGAGGATAAGCTTGCTATGGAAATGGACAAAATATATGCTAAGATCCAGAACCTCTCTATGGACAGGCCAACAGAATTCAGTAGACAAAGTCAAAGTAGGGACACAGAGTCCACCGTGCGAATCTCACCACAGCCAACGATGCAAGAACCTAATCTCGCCAGCTTCACTGATGATGTACATGCAATGGTAAAACGGTTGCTTACAGATGACAAGAGTTTCAGAGTGATTCCAATTATGGGTATGGAAGGCATTGGAAAGACGGCCCTTGCAAAGTTGATCTTTAACAATAAAGATGTTCTaaaccattttccttttggTGTTTGGACGTCTGATGGCCATGAATTTCACCTACGTGACAAGGAGAAATTGATGGACTCCAACCTAAGTCAACTAGGAGATGTGTGGAATTATCATGTTGAGTTACAACGGCTGAAAGCTTTCTTAATTGATAAAAGGTCTCTTATAGTTCTGGATGATACTCATATCCCATTCTTAGACCATGTGTTAAGAATACTTGCAGAATCATCAAACGGAAGTAGAATGATTTTGACTACTCACAAAATCAGTTTACCACCAAATTTCCGAACGATGAGTGATCCTCACCTACTGCGATTACGAGGAGATGAGGAGAGTTGGGCATTGTTTACCCATGCTTTGAAAAAGACCATACCCCCGGAATTGCTAAAGCTGAAAGACAAAATCGTAAGAAGGTGTGGGGGTCTGCCACTGCTGATTGTAAAATTGGCAGAAGCACTCTCACACAAGGATGCAACCATTGAAGAATGGTCCACAGTACTTCAACAGTTTCATCATGACCAACAGCAACTTTGGTCCAACACCCTCTATAAGATCCATAAGGATTTGTCCTTGTACATGAGGAGATGtctattttatttcactttatttccCAAGGATTTTGATATTCCAGCAAGAAGATTGATGGCACTGTGGGTTGCAGAGGATTTGGTCCAGCCAGAGGGCGAGAATGAAACTCCAGAAGACGTTGCAGAGAGGTGTCTGAATATGTTGATAGCCCAGGGAATGGTTCAAGTGACAAAGAAGAAGCTTAATGGGAATGTTAAAATGGTGCGAATGCCGGATGCCCTAAGACAATATTGGTTATCCAAAGCTCAACAAGCCACATTTCTTGGAATTCATACTGACACAAGATCTGAGTTGTCCCTAGGCACCAGCAGGATCCGTCGTCTTGTTGATCATCTTGACAAAGAAGATGTAAGCTTTGATCATATTCATAGTGATTACAATACAACTTCTACTTCTTTGGCACCTTACTATGAAGATGTGCTTTCTTTTATATCCTTTGATACTCGAAAAGAAAGCCAACCAGGAGAAGACGTGGGAAACTTTCTTCGTCAAAGCATATCCAGTGGTTGCTTCCTAGTACTGCTCGTGCTTGATCTTGAAAATGTATTCAGACCGAAGTTACCTGAGGCAATTGGCAAACTAACTCGACTAAGGTACTTTGGCTTAAGATCTACATTTCTCGAGATACTCCCATCATCTATAAGCAAGTTGCAGAATGTTCAAACACTGGACATGAAGCATACTAGCATCAACACTCTGCCTGATTCAATCTGGAAGCTACAACAATTGCGGCACTTATACTTGAGTGAGAGCTACCGAAGTAAACTTATGCTTGGACAGGGTACCAATTTTCCTACAATCCTCCAGACATTGTGTGGGCTATTTGTAGATGAGGAGACCCCGGTAAGAGATGGCCTAGACAGGTTACTCAATATTAGGAAATTGGGATTAACAATGTCATCTAAACAAGAGGCAATGTCATTGCAACTGCAGGCAGTAGTTGACTGGGTTCTAAAACAGAAACAACTCCGGTCTTTAAGGCTCAAATCTATTGATGAAAACAATCAGCCTTGGGATCTAGAATTGAAGCCTTTAGTAAGCCTTGTGAATCTTTCTTACATTTACTTGCTCGGACGGTTAAGGAATCCATCTATTATTTCCCAATTCCCATATAGCCTCATCGACCTCACCTTATCAGCTTCAGGACTTGTAGAAGATCCAATGCAGTCATTGGGTAGGCTTCCCAACCTTAGAAGTCTTAAATTGCTCGCCAAATCTTATTTAGGGAAGAACATGCTTTGCTCTTTTGGAGGCTTTCCTCAGCTTCGAGTTCTTAAACTATGGAAGTTAGAGCAACTGGAGGAATGGAATGTAGAGAAAGGAGCATTACAAGCTCTCCGAGATCTGGAGATTAGGTTCTGCAGAAGTCTAAAAATTCTTCCTGCAGAATTGCTACATAGAACTctcttgaaaattgaagttataCCTGCCCA GACGTGA